The following coding sequences are from one Leptospira levettii window:
- the murD gene encoding UDP-N-acetylmuramoyl-L-alanine--D-glutamate ligase, which translates to MFSQSMLSPNDLKNLDSYLILGGGSSGDSAALLLNSLGKKVILADRFPEKANPSLYLKVLSDQMPQEILDGIDCIIKSPGILPDHPILEFARGKQIPILSEIALGRIFFNGPVIGITGTDGKSTTTALTYHLLKKKYPNAKMGGNIGVPFTSFCRENPEIVVLELSSYQLDDSPNLQLTASAILNLASDHLERHKTMESYALAKWKIQNLLDKEHQCFVNPIFFNYTPFVIPTHSNLHLVGEKESYFVTQNPNKIHTPNHEYDVSLFPLKGKHNLMNLCFAIALAEVVGLSPDQIQSQLETFDGLPHRFQSIPTQTISQKYQSIRFINDSKSTNLHSMLSGISGFQKGDPIYLILGGIPKVEPIFPLIKRWKELECPLFVFGKAKEVWSEDLNLTGLPVFYFDDLKSLITDIKERIDHEWITNSEFQKEETLTVIFSPAGASFDLYKNFEERGNHFKNLIQDFFGSSLV; encoded by the coding sequence ATGTTTTCTCAATCCATGCTCAGCCCCAATGACCTTAAAAATCTTGATTCCTATCTCATTTTAGGGGGCGGGTCCTCCGGTGATTCGGCAGCTCTCCTACTCAATTCCCTTGGGAAAAAAGTGATTCTCGCGGATCGTTTCCCAGAGAAAGCAAATCCAAGTCTGTATCTGAAAGTTTTGTCCGATCAAATGCCACAAGAAATCCTCGATGGAATTGATTGTATCATCAAAAGTCCTGGAATTCTACCTGATCATCCAATCTTAGAATTTGCACGTGGGAAACAAATTCCCATCTTAAGTGAGATCGCACTCGGCAGAATTTTTTTCAATGGTCCAGTGATTGGGATCACTGGCACCGATGGTAAATCGACAACAACGGCTTTAACGTATCATCTGCTAAAGAAAAAATACCCAAATGCAAAAATGGGAGGGAATATTGGAGTTCCGTTTACTTCGTTTTGCAGGGAAAATCCAGAAATTGTTGTATTAGAATTATCAAGTTACCAATTGGATGATTCACCTAACTTACAACTGACGGCATCAGCGATCTTAAATCTTGCCTCCGATCATTTAGAAAGGCATAAAACAATGGAATCCTATGCACTTGCAAAATGGAAAATTCAAAATTTGTTAGACAAGGAACACCAATGTTTTGTGAATCCAATTTTTTTTAATTATACACCATTTGTGATTCCTACTCATTCCAATTTACATTTGGTTGGAGAAAAGGAATCTTATTTTGTCACACAAAACCCAAATAAAATCCATACACCGAATCATGAGTATGATGTTTCCTTATTCCCTTTAAAAGGAAAACATAACCTCATGAATTTATGTTTTGCCATTGCTCTCGCTGAGGTTGTAGGTTTAAGTCCGGACCAAATCCAAAGCCAATTGGAAACATTTGATGGATTGCCTCATAGGTTTCAATCCATTCCCACACAAACCATCAGTCAAAAATACCAATCCATTCGATTCATCAATGATTCAAAATCAACTAACTTACATTCAATGTTATCTGGAATCTCTGGTTTTCAAAAAGGTGATCCCATTTATCTAATATTAGGTGGAATTCCCAAAGTGGAACCAATTTTTCCACTGATAAAAAGATGGAAAGAGTTAGAATGTCCTCTATTTGTCTTTGGAAAAGCAAAAGAAGTTTGGAGTGAGGATTTAAATCTTACGGGATTGCCAGTTTTTTATTTTGATGATTTAAAATCATTAATAACAGACATAAAAGAAAGAATTGATCATGAATGGATAACCAATTCCGAATTTCAAAAAGAGGAAACCCTGACGGTAATTTTTTCACCGGCAGGTGCCAGTTTTGATCTCTACAAAAACTTTGAAGAGAGAGGGAATCACTTTAAAAATCTAATCCAAGATTTTTTTGGATCTTCCCTAGTTTAA
- a CDS encoding indole-3-glycerol-phosphate synthase has translation MNPILHKIVETKHSEIKESRGKVLPDRTIPIRDWKSHLKTTSISVIAECKKGSPSAGVIRHDYDPVTIASVYESSGAGAISVLTDKSYFYGSLSDLQSVAHKVSVPVIRKDFILDPIQIDEAYAYGASAILLIVRILSPEQLKLLHEHATRLGLAVLVETHNQKEVDIALDIGASTIGINTRDLDTFQIHKNLIEQIAPKLDSSIIRVAESGIESFEDWQKYKGMIDSMLVGTFFMKSKNIPADFLTLLNGKTALKAKNE, from the coding sequence TTGAATCCTATTTTACACAAAATTGTAGAAACGAAACACTCTGAAATCAAAGAAAGTCGTGGTAAGGTTTTACCCGACAGAACGATTCCCATTCGAGATTGGAAATCTCATCTCAAAACAACATCCATCTCAGTGATAGCCGAATGCAAAAAAGGGAGTCCTAGTGCAGGAGTGATCCGGCATGATTACGATCCAGTCACCATCGCATCCGTCTATGAAAGTTCAGGGGCGGGTGCCATTTCTGTCCTCACTGACAAGTCATATTTTTATGGATCCTTAAGTGATTTACAATCCGTCGCCCATAAAGTTTCTGTTCCAGTCATTCGTAAGGATTTTATTTTAGATCCCATTCAAATCGATGAAGCCTATGCTTATGGTGCCTCTGCGATTTTACTCATCGTTCGTATCCTTTCCCCTGAACAATTAAAACTTTTACACGAACATGCGACACGTCTTGGTCTTGCTGTTCTTGTGGAAACCCATAACCAAAAGGAAGTGGATATTGCACTAGACATAGGCGCAAGTACCATTGGGATCAATACTCGTGACCTAGATACATTCCAAATTCACAAAAATTTGATCGAACAAATTGCACCTAAATTGGATTCGTCTATCATCCGAGTGGCTGAGTCGGGAATAGAGTCATTTGAAGATTGGCAAAAATACAAAGGAATGATTGATTCTATGTTAGTCGGAACTTTTTTTATGAAGAGTAAAAATATTCCCGCTGATTTTTTGACTCTCCTCAATGGTAAAACTGCCCTCAAAGCAAAAAATGAATAG
- a CDS encoding STAS domain-containing protein, with product MLKHEVKDGKLVVYLEGRLDVSVANEVEEGLTELIDSLGHRKVLLNMKDVEYMSSSGFRACISTLRKLNSKEGFLKISNIKPAVKRIFDVIELTSLFDIYDSEEAALKSF from the coding sequence GTGCTGAAACACGAAGTGAAAGACGGAAAACTAGTCGTTTATTTGGAAGGTCGATTGGACGTTTCTGTGGCGAATGAAGTGGAAGAGGGACTCACTGAACTCATTGACTCTTTAGGTCATAGAAAGGTTCTTCTCAATATGAAAGATGTCGAGTACATGTCGTCGTCTGGGTTTCGTGCTTGCATTTCTACTTTACGCAAACTCAATTCCAAAGAAGGATTTCTTAAGATTTCCAATATCAAACCAGCTGTGAAAAGGATCTTTGATGTCATCGAACTCACTTCTTTATTCGATATTTATGATTCAGAGGAAGCAGCGTTAAAATCCTTTTAG
- a CDS encoding HD family phosphohydrolase produces MNPSSDSKYIITDDPFFEGKISDFSKKLKTKVLSLSDLPNTDFDSQGKIIKLLFYISRYELENKHKEIHQFLKENPTIMSNIIVRAPIDYTGYMALSIEEELFFTNVPDDAPLVFLIKNLVNAFTSLQMIVDKFELQKRINVSTNEISKLTKIGISLANEKDFTKLLRDILNSAREISNSDSGSLYLVEKDERGNPRNLRFKISALDLNSDEFILPINKKSIAGYVAFTGKQLNIPNVYELSGKEEYKFNSDFDRMSNYYSKSMLVVPMKDHHDEVVGVIQLINRKKNFQTKLTLDEMKSSSVLDYDKYSEELVMAVAGQAAVAIQNNNLVHEIETLFEGFVTASVSAIESRDPTTSGHSFRVAQYTVGLAESVNGVQVGRFKDVHFNESQIKEIRYASLLHDFGKVGVREKVLVKAKKLEDYELDLIRWRFQFILKDVEAKLAQKKIEYLKKHGNNGYPQFEKSIELEYTLEKEKLEEMVRVITDSNEPTILEEGNSNFLEEISKMSYHTTDGNQLSLLLPKEFNFLSIRRGSLDFEERREIESHVEHTFQFLSKIPWTRELKMVPSIAHGHHEKLNGSGYPRGLSAVEIPVQAKMMAIADIFDALTDQDRPYKKAVPLDRAFDILKMEVRDQHIDGDLLDLFIESRAYEKIQHKR; encoded by the coding sequence GTGAACCCATCTTCGGATTCGAAATACATCATCACGGATGACCCTTTTTTTGAAGGTAAAATTTCCGATTTTTCTAAAAAACTAAAAACTAAAGTCCTTTCCCTCTCCGATTTACCCAATACAGATTTTGATTCACAAGGTAAAATCATAAAACTCTTATTTTACATCTCTCGTTATGAGTTGGAAAATAAACATAAAGAAATCCATCAGTTTTTAAAAGAAAATCCTACAATTATGTCCAACATCATTGTTCGGGCACCTATCGACTACACAGGTTATATGGCATTGTCGATTGAGGAGGAATTGTTTTTCACTAATGTTCCAGATGATGCTCCTTTGGTTTTTCTCATCAAAAATTTGGTAAATGCATTTACCAGCTTACAAATGATTGTTGATAAATTTGAACTACAAAAACGTATCAATGTATCTACAAATGAAATCTCAAAATTAACAAAAATTGGAATCAGTTTAGCGAATGAAAAAGATTTTACGAAATTACTTCGAGATATTTTGAATTCTGCAAGAGAGATTTCCAATTCAGATTCTGGTTCATTGTATTTGGTGGAAAAAGATGAACGGGGAAATCCAAGAAATTTACGTTTTAAAATTTCTGCATTGGATTTGAATAGTGATGAATTCATCCTGCCTATCAACAAAAAAAGTATCGCAGGTTATGTTGCCTTTACTGGTAAACAATTGAATATACCAAACGTATACGAACTTTCAGGCAAAGAAGAATATAAGTTCAATAGTGATTTTGATCGAATGAGTAATTATTACTCAAAGTCGATGTTGGTGGTTCCCATGAAAGACCACCATGATGAAGTGGTAGGTGTCATCCAACTCATCAATCGTAAAAAGAATTTTCAGACCAAATTGACGTTAGATGAAATGAAATCTAGTTCAGTTTTGGATTATGATAAATACTCGGAAGAACTGGTGATGGCAGTAGCAGGACAAGCGGCTGTTGCCATCCAAAACAATAACCTTGTACATGAAATTGAAACCTTATTCGAAGGGTTTGTTACTGCTAGTGTATCAGCCATCGAATCTAGGGACCCAACAACATCAGGTCATTCGTTTCGGGTGGCTCAATACACGGTTGGACTTGCTGAATCTGTGAATGGAGTACAGGTTGGACGTTTTAAAGATGTTCACTTTAACGAATCTCAAATTAAAGAAATTCGTTATGCTTCCTTATTACATGATTTTGGAAAAGTTGGTGTCAGAGAAAAGGTTTTAGTTAAAGCCAAAAAATTGGAAGATTATGAGTTGGATCTCATTCGTTGGAGATTCCAATTTATATTGAAAGATGTAGAAGCAAAACTTGCACAGAAAAAAATTGAATACTTAAAAAAACACGGTAACAACGGTTATCCTCAGTTTGAAAAATCAATCGAATTAGAATATACATTAGAGAAAGAAAAATTGGAAGAGATGGTTCGTGTCATTACCGATTCGAATGAACCAACTATTTTGGAAGAGGGGAATTCAAACTTTTTAGAAGAAATTTCGAAAATGAGTTACCACACAACTGATGGTAACCAATTGAGTTTGTTACTTCCAAAAGAGTTTAATTTTTTATCAATCCGTCGTGGTTCTTTGGATTTTGAAGAAAGAAGGGAAATTGAATCTCATGTGGAACATACGTTTCAATTTTTATCCAAAATCCCGTGGACAAGAGAACTCAAAATGGTTCCAAGTATCGCACACGGCCACCATGAAAAATTAAACGGTTCGGGATACCCAAGAGGGTTGTCTGCGGTCGAGATACCCGTCCAGGCGAAAATGATGGCCATTGCCGATATTTTTGATGCACTTACCGACCAGGATCGTCCTTATAAAAAAGCTGTGCCACTTGATCGGGCGTTTGATATTTTAAAAATGGAAGTACGAGACCAACACATCGATGGGGACCTTCTAGACCTCTTTATCGAAAGTCGTGCTTACGAAAAAATTCAGCACAAACGATAA
- a CDS encoding enoyl-ACP reductase FabI: MNQTLKGRTVIITGITDASSLALIIAKECKDQGAKLICTGLGKTPFHKNLSENSINFLDRTYADFQNTVKKELGEDVITFPLDVTIQESIDSFADFLLEKKESIHSLLHSIAMDKTIRQGKVKPIMTVSREEFMDAMNVSSFSLLAIVQSLYNRNLLATGASIVALSYLGAEKVVVHPYKNIGVAKAALERLVKEMAMELGQEKEIQVNAIRFSPYRASKAGSAIEGLEEAEIHCQTSSPLGNAKAKDLAEEVCYLFRPSNRITGEIRHVDGGYHIRG, from the coding sequence ATGAACCAAACTCTAAAAGGTCGCACAGTGATCATTACTGGCATTACAGATGCGTCCTCACTTGCACTTATCATTGCAAAAGAATGTAAAGACCAAGGCGCCAAACTCATTTGCACGGGACTTGGAAAAACACCCTTTCACAAAAATTTATCTGAAAACAGCATAAACTTTTTAGATCGTACCTATGCAGATTTTCAAAATACCGTAAAAAAAGAATTAGGTGAAGATGTGATCACCTTTCCTCTCGATGTCACCATCCAAGAGAGTATAGATTCCTTTGCTGACTTTTTATTGGAAAAAAAAGAAAGTATTCATTCTTTATTACACTCCATTGCAATGGATAAAACCATTCGCCAAGGGAAAGTTAAGCCAATCATGACCGTATCAAGAGAAGAGTTTATGGATGCAATGAACGTTTCTTCTTTTTCGTTACTTGCGATTGTCCAAAGCCTTTATAACCGCAATCTTTTAGCTACGGGAGCATCTATAGTTGCTCTCAGTTACTTAGGTGCTGAAAAAGTTGTGGTTCACCCATATAAAAACATTGGTGTTGCCAAAGCTGCACTCGAGCGACTTGTGAAAGAGATGGCTATGGAACTAGGTCAAGAAAAAGAAATCCAAGTGAATGCGATTCGATTTTCTCCTTACCGCGCAAGTAAGGCTGGTTCTGCGATCGAAGGATTAGAAGAAGCAGAAATCCACTGCCAAACTTCCTCTCCACTTGGGAATGCAAAAGCAAAAGATCTTGCAGAAGAAGTATGTTATTTGTTCCGTCCTTCCAATCGAATCACAGGTGAAATCCGACATGTGGATGGTGGTTACCATATCCGAGGATAA